AAGAAAATGGCTGCCAGGAAAGAAAGTCCTGTTACCTTATCATGTGCAAGAAGAAATTAATTTGGAAGAAGGCTATATAAAGGTAGCTAGAGATAAGGAAACCATCCGTGACAGCCCGAAAGCACCGATAGATGATAATGATTATATTTTTGCTTATCAAGAAGCTGTGTTAGATTATTTTGGCTGGAACAGCTATAAGGAAAATGCAGTATTAGATTCCGATCACGGTCCGGTAACAACCGGGAATGGCGAACTTGAAAATAAAAATGTGCCTCCAGAACCGGATTTGGCTGCACCGGAAAGCTCAAATGATAATTTAAGAAGTATGGATGAATTGATGACATTTAAAGTCCATGCAACTGACGGAAAAATTGGTATCATGGATAATGTTATTTTAACAAAGCAGGGAAAAATCCACTATCTTGTAGTAAACAGCAATGAAAGTTACGTGGAAAATAATTTATATTTATACCACACGAATCAGGTTACATCCGTAGATTGGTTTGAAAAAGATCTGTATATAGACGATTCTGTGGAAAGTTTAGAACAAGTGACGTCGTTAAAAAGTAATGAAGAAGTATTCCGTCATGTAAATCATGTATAAATAAGTTTATTAAAAATAAACAGCAGCGTTTGGCATTTCATCTTGACCATTGCAGAGGTAAGGATGGAATGCTTTTTATATAGCCTATTTGTTTTCTTCTCGTAATATTTTTTACAAAATCCTATCTTTTTCGGGTGTGTTTTACAAAAAACTATTTTTCGTCATATTAATTTAAATGAAATGTTATTCATTTGTGATAGTAACGTTGCCGGATATAGGGTAGTATTAACTGTAGAGACTAAAAAAGTCTGCATATATAACCAATAAAATGATTTTTATTGCTATGAAAAAAAGTTCATTGAAGTGAATGAACCTAACCAACAAGAACGACAAAAATGGAGATTATTTGATATGAAAATAATAAATACAACGACAGATTTTTTAAATATACATTTTAAACCCGAAAAAATAAATAGGATTTCGAATTATATAATGTTTGGGGGAGTTATGAAATGATGATGACGAAACAATTAACAGATACCCCTATTGAAGAAAAAATTGAAGCCATTCAGGAAGGTGATATCGTATTACAAAATGAAATCCTGCAAACATATAAGCCGTTTATTGCCAAATGTGTTTCGGAAGTTTGTAAACGATATATTGACCCTAAAAAGGATGATGAATTCAGTATTGGCTTAATGGCTTTTAATGATGCCATTTTCTCTTTTGAACCGGATAAAGGAAGTTCTTTTTTATCCTTTGCCAAACTTGTTGTGAAACGAAAAGTAATCGATTATATTCGTTATCATCAAAAGCGCCCGAATCTGTTATCTTTAGATGAAATCAACGAAGAAGAACAGATGGAAAATCCGCTTATTATTGCTGCGGCAAAAGAAAAACATCAAATAGAAGCGGAGAATGCCAAAAGACGGGAAGAAATCATGTTATTCCAAGAAAAATTAAATGCATACCGGCTGACGATGGAAGAGCTTACCAAGGCTTCTCCTAAACATAAAGATGCCAGGGAATCTGCTGTACAGGTAGCTTATGCTTTATACCAGGACAACCAGCTGAGCGCGTATGTTCAGCGCAAAAAGAAGCTGCCGATTAAAAAGTTATTAATGAAAGTAGAAGTAAGTAAAAAAACATTAGAGCGGAATCGCAAATTTATTATAGCTATCTTTATTGTGCTGAGCAGTGAATATGCTTATCTTAAGGACTACCTTAAGGATTACCTCAAGGATGTGAAAGAATGAAAAAAGGAATTGTGATGGAAATCCATCGCAAATATGCCATTTTACTTACGAAAGATGGCAGTTTTGAAAAGGGAATTATTTTAACAACATATGCGGATCAGGGAGATGAAGTTATTTTTCAGTCTGTATCGGAAAAAGCCGGATGGAAAAGCTATTGGGATAAAACGCCCTTAGCTGTAAGATTGTCAGCCATTGTTCTTCTGGCATTATTTATTTTCGGCTTTTCTCTGTTTTACGGGACGAATAACTCTGCAACGGACGCCTATGTTGCTATTGATATAAATCCCAGTATTGAATTAGAATTAAATGATGATTTTGTGGTTACAAATATCCATGCATTAAATGACTCTGCAGATCAGCTGATAGAAGAAGTAAGCAGTATCCAAAACCGGACTGTCAACTCCGTTTTAACAGACATTATTCGTGAAAGTGAAGACCAGGGTTTAGCAGCGGATAAAACGATGATTGTAGGCGTTAGTTGTCAAAATCAGGATGACAACCCAGATAGCTTAATCTCGCAAATCAATACTTACATAGAAACGCTTTCTGATTGGGATGTCGCAACGCTGGAGATTCCTGATGAAGTCCGAGAAATTGCACAAAACAATCATCAATCAATGAATGAAGTAATGGCGGCAGAATTGGAAAACCATTCTGTTGATATAGAACAAACGCATTTAGAAATCACAGACCCGGATGATCGTGCAATTATTGATTCTTTTTATGGTGAAGAAGCGTCTGACTCAGATGCGGGTCGTTCTATAGAACCAGAGAAAAAGCCGGTGGAGATGGAAGATAACGAATGAACGGATGAAGATTCTGATGAAAAAGAAAATCAACGGGTTGATTTAACTTAGATCATTTAAAGTAAGAAGGACAGACAGTTTCCTCCCTGTCCGAATGCAAACAGACATTTAAATAAATAACCGGATTGGAATGGAAGGGCTGTATGAGCAGATACAAGCCTGTTTTCGACTGGCATCTGCTTCATCAGCATGGGGCTTATTCTAATTCTAATTCATACATCCATGGACTGCTGATTTGCAAGGCATGTTCTAAATAATAGAGCAGTGTATCATGCGATTGATTGACATGTTTTTGGTTTGTGGAATGATGATAAGCATAAAGGAAGTACTCAATTTTTTTGGCGAGTAAATCATCATCTGTCCGTGACATTAATATGAATAAGTTATCCCACTGTCCCCATATGGTGTAGTATAATGCTTTATCGTAGTCAGGTATCAACAATTTCACTCCTTTATCAAGAAGGAATTTGGCAGGAATCGAAGGAGAATGACCAATTGCAGTGCAATGTGATGTTCCTTAAGTATAGCTTCTCCATTGTTACGTAAATATGTCTGCAACTTTCATGGTGTTATTTCCATAAATTAACGTATTCTTCATGCATAATCCTTTGACTGTTTATCCATAATAAAGGCAAACAGGTTAAGGAGGAATGAAAATGAAATTACGTTTGTTTACGGTTTTAACCGTTCTTATGATGGTCTTAGTTGCTTGTCAAAATACGGATAATAATGAGGATGCCAATCCGAATAACACGGATGGAAATGTAGAGCCGACACGTTATGAAGGTCAAAACATCAATGATGGTAACAGAGATGGTGACCGAAACCAAAATCGCGATCATATGTTAGAAAGAGATGCGGATCGTAATACAGATGCGGAATACAATGTATCCAAAGAAGCAGCTGAAAAAATTACGGATAAAATGGACAACATCGACCATGCGTATGTATTAACAACAGAAAATAATGCATATGTAGGAGCAAATTTGGATATCGATAATGACGATAATGCGAGAAATGACAGCAATATGGAAATCACGGATGACGTAAAAGATGAGATTGCAGATATTGTACGCTCTGTTGATTCATCCATTGACCATGTTTATGTCACATCGAATCCAGACTTCTTGGACTTAGCTGACAAATATGTCAATGATATGGATAATGGCAACCCGGTTGAAGGTTTCTTTGACCAAATCGGCAGCATGATTGATCGTGTTTTCCCGGATGCCAAATAAATGACGTTATATAACGCATATATTTTTCTTGAGGGTTGAGATTGCTCTCCCAGCAAAAAAAATTTTCTAAGGTCATTTGATGGAATCCAATTTCTTTCTGCTTTTTAGTGAGAAATTGGATTTTTATTTTGGTCAAAAGTTGAAAAGGAAAAAAATAGCATCCAACATGCTGTCAACGCACTCTGCTTTTCTTACATAATTTTTTCATGTATGATAAAAAAAGATACCATGCCAATCAAAGTATAAAGAGAAGGGGAGTTGAACAACATGGCTCAAAAAATGAATGTAGAAAGTTTTAATTTAGATCATACAAAAGTAAAGGCTCCTTATGTACGGCTTGTAGGCGTAACGGAAGGCGCACATGGCGATAAAGTGCATAAATATGATATCCGTTTTAATCAGCCTAACAAAGACCATATGGAAATGGATGGACTGCACTCTTTAGAGCATTTAATGGCGGAAAATATCCGTAATCACTCGGATGCTGTATTGGATATCGGCCCAATGGGATGCCAGACCGGTTTTTATCTTTCTTTAATGAATCAAGATAATTACGACGAAGTACTCGATATGGTGGAGAAAACATTAAAAGATGTATTAACGGCAACAGAAGTCCCTGCATGCAATGAAGTGCAATGTGGCTGGGCAGCAAATCACAGCCTGGAAGGGGCAAAAGAAATTGCTGAAGACATGCTAAAGTATAAAGATACATGGCATGAAGTATTTTAATAAAGCATTCCGGTGAGGAGCTGCATGTATCCAAGTTGAAGGAGGAATAAGCACTATGAGTGATAAGGCAATTGCTTATCTGAAAGACAATCACGACGCGCTATTACAAAAATTATATGACTTTTTAGCTATTCCAAGTGTAAGTACGGATCCAGCACATAAAGAAGATATTGGACGTGCTGCAGATTTTTTAACGGAATACTTAAACGAATTAGGATTTGAAAATGTAGAAAAAATGGAAACAAAAGGGCACCCGCTCATTTTTGCAGAATACACAAAAGCAGGCCCGGATGCTCCGACTGTTTTGCTTTATGGCCATTATGATGTGCAGCCGGTTGATCCGATTGAACAATGGGAAAGTCAGCCATTTCAGGCCGAAGTACGCGATGGAAGAATCTATGCCCGCGGTTCAAGTGACGATAAAGGACAAGTATTCATGCATCTTGCCGTTTTTGAAGCTTTCTTAAAAACGGAAGGAAAACTGCCGATGAATGTAAAGGTTTGTATTGAAGGAGAAGAAGAAATTGGCAGTGAAAACCTTTATGAGCTGCTGCAAGAAAAGAAAGATCAATTTGCAGCTGATTTTGCAGTTATTTCTGATTCCGGGATGGCTGAGAAAAATCAGCCGACTATTTTATATGGTTTAAAAGGTTTCACGGGGATCGAAATTACCTTAACTGGACCGGATCATGACCTTCATTCCGGTATGTATGGCGGTGCAGTTCGAAATCCTTTAATGGCGATGAGCCACTTGCTTGCATCCATGAAAGATGAGAATGAAGTCATCACAGTAGATGGTTTTTACGATGGAGTAGAGGACTTGACACCAGATGAAAGAGAGCTGATGGAAAAAGCTCCTGGGGAAGATTTTGTTCAAGCAACAAATATCCCGGAAACCGTCTCTGAAAAAGGATATACAGCAAAAGAACATACCATGGGCAGACCAACATTGGAAGTAAATGGACTGTATGGCGGTTATCAAGGAAAAGGAACAAAGACCATTATTCCTTCCACCGCAACGGCAAAACTTACTTCACGGCTTGTCCCTGGTCAAGATCCGCAAGATGTACAGGATAAATTAGTGAAACATGTCGAGAAATTTGCTCCGGCAGGCGTACATGTGGATATTACAAAAGAAAAGCTCTCTGCTAAAGCTTACAAGGTCGAACCGGATCATCCATTAATTAAAAAAGCTGCGAAAAGCTATACAAAAGCATTTGGAAAAGAAACGGTCTTTCTGAGAATGGGCGGATCCATTCCTGTTGTTGAATGGTTGGAGGCTGCGTACCAATATCCAATTGTACTGCTCGGTTTTGGTACACCAGAAGATCGTCTGCATTCGCCAAATGAAAGCTTTCCATTAGATAGCTTTGCAAAAGGAATGGAAACATTGGCTTATTATTGGACAGAGTTATAAAGTAAATTATCCTTTTAAGACAGATGAAAAAAGATCAGTTTCAAGGAGTAGGTGTTCATTGAGACTGATCTTTTTTTATTGATGGAACCAATGAAGTTATGTTGGGATATTTGTGACGTTTTTTCTAACACCACTTTCGTACTTTAAAAAGTAACCTCCATCGGAACAGGGGTTGATTGTTTCTTCCATACATCTATTGACAAAGATGAGAAGGTAACGTGTAAGATGACCGCTACGGAAAAATACTGCGCTTTCCGTGGGCTTGAGCTCAGCCTCCTCGGTAAAAAGAAGACCACTTTTTCCCTGCGGGGTCTTCCCACTACGCATTCCCACAGGAGTCTCCGTATTTTTCCTCCGCTAGCAGGATATTCGATGCGGTTGAAATGAATCAATAAAAAAGTTCGATCAGACAGAACAAATTTTTCGTGGTGCATGATAAATAAGAAAAAAGGGAATAGGGTAATATGTTTAAATCGGGAGAGGAGAAGTGTTTATGGAGACAGCAATCATTACAGGAGCATCAAAGGGCTTAGGAGCATCGGTTGCAAAGCTATTTTTAGAGTCAGGGATTAATGTAGTGGGTATTTCCCGCACAGATAATACCAAGCTATATGACTATGCCAAAGAAAATAATGCGCATTATTATTTCATTGCATGTGATTTATCCGAAAAAGATTCTATACAAACTGCATGTAACAATCTGGATGACTTTTTATTTAAAGAAAACGTATCGAAACTGTATGTCATTAATAATGCCGGATTAGTGGATCCGATTGATCGTGCCGAAAATATAGATATGGATGGATTAATGAAACAAATTCAAGTAAATACAGTTGCACCAATGTATTTAACCAATCATTTCTTAAAAAAAGCGACAGAGCATCATGTGCAGCTTCTTACCGCAATCGTAACTTCAGGGGCAGCTGAAAAGCCGAAATACGGATGGAGTGTTTATTGTTCTACTAAAGCCAGTATGAATATGTATACGAAAACCGTTGCGATGGAACAGGAGAAAACAGGGCATAAAGTGATTGCCTTCAGCCCGGGTGTGATGGATACAGGAATGCAGGAAATCATCCGTTCCAGTACACCAGGTGCATTTAAAGATGTAGAAAGTTTCCGTGCGTTAAAAGAAAATAATCAACTCAAGGACGCTGATATGATAGGTGGCGTTTTAATTGATATTTTAATGGATGACAACATTGAAAACGGGAAAATTTATGACGTGAAGGAATATCTTTAATACGTAAAAAGGACAAATAAAAAACGAAAACAAATGTATTTTCTTAAAAATATGGTCATTCGCCTTCCCAATCTGGATAAACGTGCATAAGTTAAAGTAGTCCAGATAGAGGAGGTTATACACATGGGTAAAGAATGTTGTGAGCATGATTGTAATCAAAGCTTTGGCTCAGCGGGCTTTGCGTTATTAGTTGTGTTATTTATTTTGTTAATTATTATTGGAACAGCATACTCAGGCAACAACCAAGGCTACAATGGTGGCTATTACTGTTAATGATGAAAAGAAAGAAGACGTACCCGGCAACGCGTATGATTGCCGGGTACGTCTTCTTTTTATTCATTCCCCTAATTTTTGCAGCGTTTTTAGCGTTACTTTTTTACGCAAATAGGTTTGTGTTAAAGCGGTAGCGATAAGAGTAACCATGAGCAGGATAAACAGTATCAGATAGACACCATTTATCTGCATATTCCAAAGTATTATCGTTATAATTCCAAAAAAAGCAACTTGGGCAAGAGAAATAAAAAACGGAATGAACCTTCCTTTAAATAATTCTTGCTCGTCGGTCCAATGTAGCTTCGGGTTTTGGACATCAACGATAAAATGAATCATTACAGATAACCAGTTATACAACAAGGAAATAGCAACCCAGCCGATGAAGATATGTATAGGAATATGGATATACATACCGACTCCGATGATAAGGACAAATGGCAGAAGCGCCATAAGATAAGCAACAAATAATTTTGCGTCAATCAAATGATGAAAAGGAATTGGCAAAAATAAATTTAATTTTCTGCTTGCTCCTTCTCTGGAAATAGCTGTAGAAGCTGTTACATTCATACTTAATATAAATACCGAAACCATAAATAAGATGAGAAATAGATTTTTTTCCGGGGCAGCCGGAACTAGTGCGGCCAGCTCATCTCCCATATCCAAAAATAGAATCACGGTTAGGAATACCGGGAAAAACAAAGATTGAATCACACACTGCATCAGAAAAGCAGGGGTACGAAAAATGACTTTGAGTTCCTTACGCATATACGTGATAAGACTTGAATGCTGTTTTGTCAGCTTTTGTGTTGCTTTCGCTGATAAATTCCCCTTACTGCCGGAGCTCATTCCGCGAACACCTTTCAAATAAAACCGTTGTCCTGCCCAGACAAATACTAACACACTGATTACAAATAAAAACAACAGAGCAATCAGATAAAAAAGACCGGACCAGCTAGCTGCAAGATGAAGACTGTTGGCGCCAAAGTAGGCGGGTGGAAAGATAAATGTAATCAATCGCATCAAGCCTTCCTGTTCCTGCATGTAGGTCATAAAGGTATCCATGAATGCAGCATTATCCATATTTAATCGCACAAGCACGTTAACGAGGATAACAAACAATAAAGAGCCAATTCCCATAAAGATTTTTGAACGGTCCTTATTTTTGGCAATATTAACATAGCGCATAATAAACATAAGAATAACAGCAACGAGACAAAATGGAATAATAGGAAAAATAATAAACAATATAAATCCATAGACATAAAATAAAAAGGATGCATCGTTCAAACTCCCATACATAAATAAAAAGGGAAGAAAGATAAATGCAGTCAGGAAATAATTATAAATTAATGGATTTGCCGCCTTCCCGACTAATAATTGATAAGGATGAACGGGCAACGGTATATAAGCCGAAATATCATCTGAAAAATAAAAAGCCGATAAAATCATGATGAATGATAAAAATAGCAAGATAACTGCAATAGAAAGAAGCGCCAACCCAAGAAGCATACTTTCCTGGTTTATCTCAGCCAGAAAGTTATAAGCGTAGGTGATCATGGAATTTAGCCCCTGCAGTACGATAATAGCAAATGGAATTAAAAAAATAGCAAGAATAATGTATACCCATGCATTACTTTGCTTCCCGGCAGAGGAATACTGCATTTTTAACATAATTCTAGTCAATGTCCA
The nucleotide sequence above comes from Oceanobacillus timonensis. Encoded proteins:
- a CDS encoding YjcZ family sporulation protein, which encodes MGKECCEHDCNQSFGSAGFALLVVLFILLIIIGTAYSGNNQGYNGGYYC
- a CDS encoding PRC-barrel domain-containing protein, with the protein product MFLSSTLTNLTIHATDGEIGKVKDLYFNDNWELRFIIVDTRKWLPGKKVLLPYHVQEEINLEEGYIKVARDKETIRDSPKAPIDDNDYIFAYQEAVLDYFGWNSYKENAVLDSDHGPVTTGNGELENKNVPPEPDLAAPESSNDNLRSMDELMTFKVHATDGKIGIMDNVILTKQGKIHYLVVNSNESYVENNLYLYHTNQVTSVDWFEKDLYIDDSVESLEQVTSLKSNEEVFRHVNHV
- a CDS encoding anti-sigma-I factor RsgI family protein, whose amino-acid sequence is MKKGIVMEIHRKYAILLTKDGSFEKGIILTTYADQGDEVIFQSVSEKAGWKSYWDKTPLAVRLSAIVLLALFIFGFSLFYGTNNSATDAYVAIDINPSIELELNDDFVVTNIHALNDSADQLIEEVSSIQNRTVNSVLTDIIRESEDQGLAADKTMIVGVSCQNQDDNPDSLISQINTYIETLSDWDVATLEIPDEVREIAQNNHQSMNEVMAAELENHSVDIEQTHLEITDPDDRAIIDSFYGEEASDSDAGRSIEPEKKPVEMEDNE
- a CDS encoding putative ABC transporter permease subunit; amino-acid sequence: MMRKTWTLTRIMLKMQYSSAGKQSNAWVYIILAIFLIPFAIIVLQGLNSMITYAYNFLAEINQESMLLGLALLSIAVILLFLSFIMILSAFYFSDDISAYIPLPVHPYQLLVGKAANPLIYNYFLTAFIFLPFLFMYGSLNDASFLFYVYGFILFIIFPIIPFCLVAVILMFIMRYVNIAKNKDRSKIFMGIGSLLFVILVNVLVRLNMDNAAFMDTFMTYMQEQEGLMRLITFIFPPAYFGANSLHLAASWSGLFYLIALLFLFVISVLVFVWAGQRFYLKGVRGMSSGSKGNLSAKATQKLTKQHSSLITYMRKELKVIFRTPAFLMQCVIQSLFFPVFLTVILFLDMGDELAALVPAAPEKNLFLILFMVSVFILSMNVTASTAISREGASRKLNLFLPIPFHHLIDAKLFVAYLMALLPFVLIIGVGMYIHIPIHIFIGWVAISLLYNWLSVMIHFIVDVQNPKLHWTDEQELFKGRFIPFFISLAQVAFFGIITIILWNMQINGVYLILFILLMVTLIATALTQTYLRKKVTLKTLQKLGE
- a CDS encoding YhcN/YlaJ family sporulation lipoprotein, which encodes MKLRLFTVLTVLMMVLVACQNTDNNEDANPNNTDGNVEPTRYEGQNINDGNRDGDRNQNRDHMLERDADRNTDAEYNVSKEAAEKITDKMDNIDHAYVLTTENNAYVGANLDIDNDDNARNDSNMEITDDVKDEIADIVRSVDSSIDHVYVTSNPDFLDLADKYVNDMDNGNPVEGFFDQIGSMIDRVFPDAK
- the sigI gene encoding RNA polymerase sigma-I factor, whose product is MMMTKQLTDTPIEEKIEAIQEGDIVLQNEILQTYKPFIAKCVSEVCKRYIDPKKDDEFSIGLMAFNDAIFSFEPDKGSSFLSFAKLVVKRKVIDYIRYHQKRPNLLSLDEINEEEQMENPLIIAAAKEKHQIEAENAKRREEIMLFQEKLNAYRLTMEELTKASPKHKDARESAVQVAYALYQDNQLSAYVQRKKKLPIKKLLMKVEVSKKTLERNRKFIIAIFIVLSSEYAYLKDYLKDYLKDVKE
- a CDS encoding dipeptidase; the protein is MSDKAIAYLKDNHDALLQKLYDFLAIPSVSTDPAHKEDIGRAADFLTEYLNELGFENVEKMETKGHPLIFAEYTKAGPDAPTVLLYGHYDVQPVDPIEQWESQPFQAEVRDGRIYARGSSDDKGQVFMHLAVFEAFLKTEGKLPMNVKVCIEGEEEIGSENLYELLQEKKDQFAADFAVISDSGMAEKNQPTILYGLKGFTGIEITLTGPDHDLHSGMYGGAVRNPLMAMSHLLASMKDENEVITVDGFYDGVEDLTPDERELMEKAPGEDFVQATNIPETVSEKGYTAKEHTMGRPTLEVNGLYGGYQGKGTKTIIPSTATAKLTSRLVPGQDPQDVQDKLVKHVEKFAPAGVHVDITKEKLSAKAYKVEPDHPLIKKAAKSYTKAFGKETVFLRMGGSIPVVEWLEAAYQYPIVLLGFGTPEDRLHSPNESFPLDSFAKGMETLAYYWTEL
- a CDS encoding (S)-benzoin forming benzil reductase translates to METAIITGASKGLGASVAKLFLESGINVVGISRTDNTKLYDYAKENNAHYYFIACDLSEKDSIQTACNNLDDFLFKENVSKLYVINNAGLVDPIDRAENIDMDGLMKQIQVNTVAPMYLTNHFLKKATEHHVQLLTAIVTSGAAEKPKYGWSVYCSTKASMNMYTKTVAMEQEKTGHKVIAFSPGVMDTGMQEIIRSSTPGAFKDVESFRALKENNQLKDADMIGGVLIDILMDDNIENGKIYDVKEYL
- a CDS encoding YhdB family protein encodes the protein MLIPDYDKALYYTIWGQWDNLFILMSRTDDDLLAKKIEYFLYAYHHSTNQKHVNQSHDTLLYYLEHALQISSPWMYELELE
- a CDS encoding S-ribosylhomocysteine lyase; translated protein: MAQKMNVESFNLDHTKVKAPYVRLVGVTEGAHGDKVHKYDIRFNQPNKDHMEMDGLHSLEHLMAENIRNHSDAVLDIGPMGCQTGFYLSLMNQDNYDEVLDMVEKTLKDVLTATEVPACNEVQCGWAANHSLEGAKEIAEDMLKYKDTWHEVF